The following proteins are encoded in a genomic region of Candidatus Leptovillus gracilis:
- a CDS encoding MFS transporter produces the protein MRNSAAFTFVVFIGLASLDNAAAGILPPLYAIIAREFQANEAALGVVTAVYILIAGASAVFWGYRGDRSNRRRLLLAGTLMWGSAMVLTGLAATFAQFVLSQMITAVGVGSIASVGFSVISDVIPAQRRGLALSLWGISQSLGAALGAILAGTMGAFNWRYPFWFIAALGFLFAFLYLFVQEPRRGQAEPELQKLFATGQTYEYRITRSDLRHIFGRRANIWLTLQHVFATLAFGSTVWVPRWAIARIESLGYSLEVATIVGNWLVILFSSGLFFGIVAGHLGDRWQRWDPHGRAKLAMIGTIGAVPFFIITFFMPIQNLQLAADGSVWQLAWSVVVALVTDGEILALFLFAFVAMALLAINGPNWAALITEVNLPEHRGTVIGMTKVAGAVSNAASIALTSLLLAYLTQWVSPPDNYAWGLSLFQLFAIPAGLCYYGARRAIPTDIHKVRQTLQERAITAVQA, from the coding sequence TTGCGTAATTCAGCCGCCTTTACATTTGTGGTGTTTATCGGCCTGGCCTCGCTGGACAACGCGGCTGCCGGTATTTTGCCGCCTCTGTACGCCATCATCGCCCGCGAATTCCAGGCGAACGAAGCGGCATTGGGGGTGGTGACGGCCGTTTACATTCTCATTGCCGGGGCGTCGGCTGTGTTTTGGGGCTACCGCGGCGACCGCAGCAATCGGCGCCGGCTGCTGTTGGCGGGCACGTTGATGTGGGGAAGCGCCATGGTGCTGACCGGGTTGGCGGCGACCTTCGCCCAATTTGTGCTCAGCCAGATGATCACGGCCGTTGGTGTGGGCAGCATCGCCTCGGTTGGCTTCAGCGTGATCAGCGATGTTATTCCGGCGCAGCGGCGTGGTCTGGCGTTAAGTTTGTGGGGCATTTCCCAATCGCTGGGCGCGGCATTGGGGGCAATCCTGGCCGGTACGATGGGCGCATTCAACTGGCGCTACCCCTTTTGGTTCATCGCCGCCCTTGGATTTTTGTTCGCCTTCTTATACTTGTTTGTGCAAGAGCCGCGCCGCGGCCAGGCCGAGCCAGAATTGCAAAAGCTGTTTGCAACCGGACAAACATATGAGTACCGCATTACCAGATCGGACTTGCGCCATATTTTCGGCCGGCGGGCCAATATCTGGCTGACGCTGCAACATGTGTTTGCTACGCTGGCTTTTGGCTCCACCGTCTGGGTTCCACGCTGGGCCATTGCCCGCATAGAAAGCCTGGGTTACTCGCTGGAAGTGGCGACCATCGTGGGCAACTGGCTGGTCATTTTGTTTAGCAGCGGCCTGTTTTTTGGCATCGTCGCCGGACATCTGGGCGACCGTTGGCAGAGGTGGGATCCACACGGCCGGGCCAAACTGGCGATGATCGGCACAATTGGGGCAGTGCCTTTTTTCATCATCACCTTTTTTATGCCCATTCAGAACCTCCAACTGGCGGCCGACGGCTCTGTGTGGCAGTTAGCCTGGTCTGTTGTGGTAGCTCTGGTTACCGATGGCGAAATATTGGCGCTGTTTTTGTTCGCTTTTGTGGCCATGGCTTTGCTGGCAATCAATGGCCCCAATTGGGCGGCGTTGATCACCGAGGTTAATTTGCCGGAACATCGCGGCACAGTGATTGGCATGACCAAAGTGGCTGGCGCCGTGAGCAATGCGGCGAGCATCGCCCTAACCAGCCTGCTGCTGGCCTACCTGACACAGTGGGTTTCCCCGCCAGACAATTACGCCTGGGGACTATCCCTCTTCCAACTGTTCGCCATCCCTGCCGGTCTTTGTTACTATGGCGCCCGTCGGGCTATTCCCACCGACATACACAAAGTCCGCCAGACGCTGCAAGAACGGGCGATAACGGCCGTGCAAGCATAA